One region of Molothrus aeneus isolate 106 chromosome 1, BPBGC_Maene_1.0, whole genome shotgun sequence genomic DNA includes:
- the OXNAD1 gene encoding oxidoreductase NAD-binding domain-containing protein 1 — translation MAHATIYVGCIVPQLLRGAQSRIFPSHSPLGVLRHSAFCYCTGNGTIKSKRKMDHLERTANNFRQEVITQAKVCGITNESETVKRLRLAIANKDFTFKAGQWVDFFIPGVSVVGGFSICSSPGLLEREGILELAVKHTVHPPAHWIHTECTLDSEVALRVGGDFFFDPQPGDSPVNLVLIAGGVGINPLFSILLHIADLHGYQEGKGKRHKLGTAKLHYSAKNTSELLFKKNILGLMKAFPGKITCCFHVTQQHSQICKELQPHVTEGRISEKDLEKHVSNDTSWYICGPPPMIESISKLLTNIGVPRNRVFFEKWWS, via the exons ATGGCTCATGCTACTATTTATGTGGGTTGCATTGTTCCTCAATTACTGAGAGGTGCTCAGAGCAGAATTTTTCCCTCTCATTCTCCGTTGGGGGTGTTGAGACACTCTGCTTTTTGTTACTGCACAGGGAACGG cacaataaaatcaaaaaggaaaatggatCATCTAGAGAGGACAGCAAATAATTTTCGACAGGAG gTAATTACACAAGCAAAAGTGTGTGGGATCACCAATGAATCAGAGACAGTCAAAAGGCTTCGTTTGGCAATTGCAAATAAGGATTTTACTTTCAAAGCAGGACAATG GGTCGATTTCTTTATTCCTGGAGTATCTGTAGTTGGGGGATTCTCAATATGTTCAAGCCCTGGCCTGTTAGAACGAGAAGGAATACTAGAGCTGGCAGTAAAGCACACTGTTCATCCTCCTGCTCACTGGATTCACACTGAG TGTACTCTTGACTCAGAAGTGGCTCTGCGAGTGGGAGGTGATTTCTTCTTTGATCCTCAGCCTGGTGACTCCCCAGTAAACCTAGTGCTGATAGCAGGGGGTGTTGGAATTAATCCATTGTTTTCTATACTGCTGCATATAGCAGATCTTCATGGATACCAAGAGGGTAAAGGAAAAAGACACAAATTGGGAACAGCGAAGCTGCACTACAGTGCAAAAAATACCAGTGAACTCTTATTTAAG aaaaatattcttggTTTGATGAAGGCGTTTCCTGGAAAGATCACATGTTGTTTCCACGTCACTCAGCAGCACTCACAGATCTGTAAAGAACTGCAGCCACACGTTACAG agGGAAGAATATCTGAAAAGGATCTAGAGAAACACGTATCTAATGATACTTCATGGTACATCTGTGGTCCCCCTCCAATGATAGAATCTATATCCAAACTACTCACTAACATTGGTGTTCCTAGAAACCGTGTTTTCTTTGAGAAATGGTGGTCGTGA